A stretch of Desulfitobacterium dichloroeliminans LMG P-21439 DNA encodes these proteins:
- the sigI gene encoding RNA polymerase sigma-I factor has translation MNNSGVINVHEPILKDFLLSAQNGDTLSREEIIKSHKNFIAKVSSRICNRYLTWDNDDELSIALMAFNEAIDSFDPQGGAAFESFAHTVIRRRLVDYFRKEGKHKYLSLSPMNPEDEELSIYDLNNSQEQYREEKSNAQFAEVMETYIHALSEYGVCIDDLLKVSPKHRDSKQTLIRVTMTLIQYPHLVAQLKKHKLLPIKELELTTGVKRKVLEKGRRYIIALTLILSEPGFYPLKTFTKITTDLME, from the coding sequence ATGAATAACAGTGGAGTGATTAATGTGCATGAACCGATTTTAAAAGATTTTCTTCTCTCGGCTCAAAACGGTGATACTCTCTCCCGGGAGGAAATCATAAAATCTCACAAAAACTTTATCGCAAAGGTAAGTTCTAGAATATGCAATCGGTATTTAACCTGGGATAATGATGATGAGCTGAGCATAGCGCTCATGGCCTTTAATGAAGCCATTGACAGCTTTGACCCTCAAGGCGGAGCAGCTTTTGAAAGTTTTGCACACACCGTTATTCGAAGAAGATTAGTCGATTATTTTCGCAAAGAAGGAAAACATAAGTATCTCTCCTTGTCCCCAATGAATCCTGAGGACGAGGAATTGAGCATTTACGACCTTAATAATTCTCAAGAGCAATATCGAGAAGAAAAGAGTAATGCCCAGTTTGCCGAAGTCATGGAGACCTACATTCATGCACTCAGTGAATATGGTGTTTGTATTGATGATTTACTCAAAGTATCTCCTAAGCATCGAGATAGTAAACAAACCCTTATCCGAGTGACAATGACATTGATTCAATACCCTCATTTAGTTGCCCAATTAAAGAAGCATAAACTCTTACCTATCAAAGAACTCGAGCTTACAACCGGAGTTAAGCGAAAGGTTTTAGAAAAAGGAAGAAGGTATATTATTGCTCTTACCTTGATTCTCTCTGAGCCAGGATTTTATCCACTCAAAACGTTTACCAAAATCACTACAGATTTAATGGAGTAG
- a CDS encoding anti-sigma factor domain-containing protein, which translates to MEKTKGIVMRTSKKVTAIYTEKGDFIEVPTPKEIPRVGDMIEVDIKNKRLPLYSQSWLKYTASAAILLLVFSLAAFNILALPNMAVASVSLDMNKGIELLVNKDGKVIEVRDVNGGAYMVEGLSLTGQDPYQAINLIIENAVKSGELEESENLIFVRIVPLSQWFDNNLDKETLKRSIEAEMSRLNVAGNLIVGESNEEVRKEAIEHGMSVNDHIMYERFQENGIVVQPEALRGSDPKQVLSDTNMNISDLFPGECTEIRSSMQSGRTESSSNSWGSEMGPKAHDNRGMESGEQSPSSMHNNGSNETPEVWHNSPANSSNSTPQSPTEQNSTPQSPPQQNSTTTPNFMNKNHDENWNGESEHDGEYNSSEPMNSWRDSNHNSDWSKHRSW; encoded by the coding sequence ATGGAAAAAACCAAAGGAATTGTTATGCGAACCTCAAAAAAGGTGACTGCTATATACACGGAAAAAGGAGACTTTATTGAAGTCCCTACGCCAAAAGAAATTCCGCGTGTAGGCGATATGATTGAGGTGGATATTAAAAACAAACGGCTCCCGCTTTACAGTCAATCTTGGCTTAAGTACACGGCCTCTGCTGCTATCCTTCTCCTTGTCTTTTCGTTGGCCGCATTTAATATTTTAGCTCTTCCGAACATGGCAGTGGCCTCTGTTTCACTAGATATGAATAAAGGTATCGAACTTCTGGTGAATAAAGATGGTAAAGTGATTGAAGTACGCGATGTTAATGGCGGGGCATATATGGTTGAGGGATTATCTCTAACCGGTCAAGATCCCTACCAAGCCATTAACCTCATTATCGAGAATGCTGTGAAATCAGGAGAACTAGAAGAGTCTGAAAATCTTATCTTTGTCCGTATCGTTCCTCTCTCTCAATGGTTTGATAATAATCTTGATAAAGAAACCCTAAAACGTTCAATTGAGGCTGAAATGTCACGTTTAAACGTCGCTGGGAATTTGATCGTTGGTGAGTCCAATGAAGAAGTGCGTAAGGAAGCTATAGAACATGGAATGTCCGTGAATGACCATATTATGTATGAGCGCTTCCAAGAAAACGGAATCGTTGTACAGCCTGAGGCCTTGCGCGGTAGTGATCCAAAACAAGTTTTATCCGATACTAATATGAACATAAGTGACCTTTTTCCGGGAGAATGTACTGAGATTAGATCATCTATGCAGTCGGGAAGAACTGAGAGTAGTTCAAATTCATGGGGTTCCGAAATGGGACCAAAGGCTCATGATAATCGGGGAATGGAATCCGGTGAACAAAGTCCCTCTTCTATGCATAACAACGGGTCTAACGAAACTCCTGAAGTCTGGCATAATTCACCTGCAAATTCAAGCAACTCAACACCTCAAAGCCCTACAGAGCAAAATTCAACGCCCCAAAGTCCCCCACAGCAGAACTCGACGACTACTCCGAATTTTATGAATAAAAATCACGATGAAAACTGGAATGGGGAATCAGAACACGATGGTGAATACAATTCCTCTGAGCCAATGAATTCATGGCGAGATTCAAATCATAATTCAGATTGGAGCAAACATCGTTCCTGGTAA
- a CDS encoding sensor histidine kinase: MKKSLSLKLWLTIIALVLGVFLFSILVQAQQIRTLIYNQQAKFYIYEAQEVVTIYNTYKDTEGERINERFRILGKFLNANISIANLDGELLYGQPLNEPLERILHEPGFKEKVSSGNNVVYSGKLPGVIDEIFLVVVPLKDQSKNLGSVVISSPLSTIKQHVNSILVIALIGAVIGIILATIISVFISRKLVRPLIKMEETAQYIAEGEYGRQIQVASEDEVGRLAHSFNVMSSELKGKIDDIERLDRLRQELLSDVSHELRTPLTVIQGFSEAILDGLVKSKEQEQHYLKLIIDETERLRELVDDLQDLKGLEAINSLDDMDYIVLNKLVQISAERLKHFAESKEIQLNVILPKQQITIWGNSDRLKQVLTNLMDNAIKHSDLNGTISIQLGIENSWAFIAVKDSGPGIPQEELENIWERFYKVDKSRSRRGTGTGLGLSIVKKITEMHGGKVAAESKLGNGTMFTVYFPLEN, encoded by the coding sequence TTGAAAAAGAGCCTTAGCCTAAAACTTTGGCTGACAATTATCGCCTTGGTTTTAGGGGTATTTCTGTTTTCTATTTTGGTTCAAGCTCAGCAAATTAGAACGCTAATTTATAACCAACAAGCTAAATTTTATATCTATGAGGCTCAGGAAGTTGTTACCATCTACAATACCTATAAAGATACAGAAGGCGAACGTATCAATGAAAGGTTTCGGATTCTTGGAAAATTCTTAAACGCTAATATTTCAATAGCTAATCTTGACGGAGAGTTGTTATACGGACAGCCGCTTAATGAACCCCTTGAAAGGATTCTTCATGAACCAGGGTTTAAAGAAAAAGTCTCAAGCGGAAATAATGTAGTTTACTCCGGAAAACTTCCAGGAGTAATCGATGAAATTTTTTTAGTTGTAGTTCCTTTAAAAGACCAAAGTAAAAATCTTGGTTCTGTTGTTATTAGTAGTCCATTATCAACAATAAAGCAGCATGTTAACAGCATTTTAGTCATAGCTCTCATTGGAGCTGTTATTGGAATTATACTAGCGACTATTATTAGTGTATTCATTTCAAGAAAGCTCGTTCGGCCTTTGATTAAGATGGAGGAGACTGCTCAGTATATAGCAGAAGGAGAATATGGCCGACAAATTCAAGTAGCATCAGAAGATGAGGTCGGTCGTCTTGCCCATTCATTTAACGTTATGTCCTCCGAGCTGAAGGGAAAAATCGATGATATTGAACGTCTCGATCGTTTAAGACAAGAACTTCTTTCGGACGTCTCCCATGAATTGCGTACGCCATTGACTGTTATTCAGGGTTTTTCCGAAGCCATCCTAGACGGTTTAGTAAAATCTAAAGAACAAGAACAACACTATTTGAAACTAATTATTGATGAGACCGAACGACTTAGAGAGCTCGTCGATGATCTTCAAGACCTCAAGGGATTAGAAGCTATCAATTCCTTAGATGATATGGATTATATCGTACTAAATAAGCTTGTTCAGATTTCAGCGGAACGATTAAAACATTTTGCAGAGTCAAAAGAAATTCAATTAAATGTTATTTTACCAAAACAACAAATCACGATTTGGGGAAACAGTGATCGACTTAAACAAGTTCTTACTAATTTAATGGATAATGCGATAAAACATTCCGATTTAAATGGAACAATAAGTATTCAGCTTGGGATAGAGAACAGTTGGGCTTTTATTGCGGTAAAAGACTCTGGACCCGGCATTCCCCAGGAAGAGCTCGAAAATATCTGGGAAAGATTTTATAAAGTGGACAAGTCGAGGTCCAGGAGAGGAACCGGAACGGGTCTAGGACTTTCCATTGTAAAGAAGATAACTGAAATGCATGGTGGAAAGGTTGCGGCCGAAAGTAAACTAGGGAATGGTACAATGTTTACCGTCTATTTCCCGTTAGAAAATTAA
- a CDS encoding response regulator transcription factor: protein MRILVVDDDERIREIVRLYLEAEGYEIEEAENGNSALERVRNGAFDLIVLDLMIPGLDGWTVCKILRKETQIPIIMLTAKGEENDRILGFDLGADDYVVKPFSPRELNARVKAVLRRLDGEQSKDHLIIFPGFTINQITREIVVEGKEVKLTAKEFDLLLVLAKYPSRIFTRDQLLNSVWDFDYCGDSRTVDTHINRLRSKFDSQVGYSDFIQTVRGVGYKFEFNGH from the coding sequence ATGAGAATTTTGGTAGTCGACGATGATGAACGAATACGAGAGATTGTTCGCCTATACCTTGAGGCAGAGGGCTACGAAATTGAAGAAGCTGAAAACGGAAATAGCGCTTTAGAAAGGGTTCGAAATGGTGCATTTGACCTTATTGTCTTGGATTTAATGATTCCTGGTTTAGATGGGTGGACCGTGTGCAAGATCTTAAGAAAAGAGACTCAAATTCCGATTATCATGTTGACTGCTAAAGGTGAAGAAAATGATCGGATTCTCGGCTTTGATTTAGGTGCCGATGACTATGTAGTAAAACCATTTAGTCCAAGGGAACTGAATGCACGTGTAAAAGCTGTTCTTCGAAGGCTAGATGGAGAACAATCTAAAGATCATCTCATCATCTTCCCTGGTTTTACAATTAACCAAATTACCCGTGAAATCGTAGTAGAAGGCAAAGAAGTTAAACTTACAGCGAAAGAATTTGACCTATTATTAGTTTTAGCCAAATATCCAAGTCGAATTTTTACACGAGACCAGTTGCTTAACTCAGTCTGGGATTTTGATTACTGCGGAGATTCAAGAACGGTCGATACTCATATTAACAGATTACGTTCCAAATTTGATAGTCAAGTAGGTTACAGTGATTTCATTCAAACTGTTAGGGGAGTTGGTTACAAATTCGAATTCAATGGTCATTGA
- a CDS encoding C40 family peptidase encodes MNIPYPKKWFGVAVISGIVLATSLFNAIPAQAWKNPVSRIVPTNISLEQDKILNPIVKEELNMIALDARVETESLKKEVFLEKKWLRQSKRDKSIEASQSSLKSTEIKLSTINTEEVKKEVSTAPAPTRSKPAPAKAKPTPAQPQKQTAQKSSPPAVSRGAGEIEQLLNRANGLIGVPYLWGGTTPKGFDCSGFVGYVFKASGISLPRTSFDMYKVGTPVERNQLKPGDLVFFSTYQKGASDVRIYIGGNQTIGASSGGVDIRSLSESYWDKHYYGARRVL; translated from the coding sequence TTGAATATCCCGTACCCCAAGAAATGGTTTGGTGTGGCAGTTATTTCAGGAATAGTTTTAGCTACTAGTCTATTCAATGCCATTCCAGCACAAGCTTGGAAAAATCCGGTTTCCCGTATTGTACCTACAAATATCAGCCTAGAACAGGATAAGATTTTAAATCCTATTGTGAAAGAAGAGCTTAATATGATAGCACTTGATGCACGTGTGGAGACGGAATCTTTAAAAAAAGAGGTTTTCCTAGAGAAAAAATGGCTTCGACAATCAAAGAGAGATAAATCTATAGAAGCTTCGCAAAGTTCTCTGAAATCCACGGAAATTAAGTTATCCACAATAAATACTGAAGAAGTAAAAAAAGAGGTATCTACTGCGCCAGCACCTACTAGATCAAAGCCAGCACCGGCTAAAGCAAAGCCAACCCCAGCGCAACCTCAAAAACAAACAGCTCAAAAGAGCTCACCTCCGGCAGTCTCCAGAGGAGCAGGTGAGATAGAGCAATTACTTAACAGGGCTAACGGTTTAATAGGAGTACCGTATCTTTGGGGAGGAACAACTCCTAAAGGATTTGATTGCTCTGGTTTTGTTGGATATGTATTTAAGGCATCAGGCATTTCCTTACCCCGTACCTCATTTGATATGTATAAAGTCGGCACGCCAGTAGAAAGGAATCAACTTAAACCTGGGGACTTGGTGTTCTTCAGTACGTATCAGAAGGGTGCATCAGATGTACGAATCTATATCGGAGGAAATCAAACGATTGGAGCATCAAGTGGCGGTGTGGACATTCGTAGTTTGTCAGAGAGCTATTGGGATAAGCATTATTATGGAGCAAGAAGGGTACTATAA
- a CDS encoding class I SAM-dependent methyltransferase, with the protein MDKETLLTRKRYNRTAQFYDIMDRMIKPDLRKKVLSEAEGKVLEVGVGTGKNLEYYSPDCQVIGIDLSPGMLAKAKAKAQRLQVNISLQEMDAQELQFPDHFFDTVVATCVFCSVPDPIKGLKEIKRVCKPGGKVLLLEHVRSENPVLGKIMDIMDPITVRLVGPHINRRTVENIAKAGLRIKYIEDRYFKILKSIQAAP; encoded by the coding sequence ATGGACAAAGAAACTTTATTAACCCGCAAAAGATATAATCGGACGGCACAATTCTACGATATCATGGATCGGATGATTAAACCCGATTTGAGGAAAAAGGTACTCAGTGAAGCAGAGGGTAAAGTTCTCGAAGTCGGGGTAGGAACGGGAAAAAACTTGGAGTATTATTCACCGGATTGTCAGGTGATCGGTATTGATCTAAGTCCCGGTATGCTTGCGAAAGCAAAGGCAAAAGCCCAAAGATTACAAGTTAATATATCCCTGCAGGAAATGGATGCTCAGGAACTCCAGTTCCCTGATCACTTCTTCGATACTGTAGTTGCTACCTGTGTTTTTTGTTCTGTACCGGATCCCATTAAAGGGTTAAAGGAGATTAAGCGAGTTTGCAAGCCAGGAGGTAAAGTACTTCTCCTTGAGCATGTTCGCAGTGAAAATCCAGTATTGGGGAAAATCATGGATATTATGGACCCCATAACTGTTCGATTAGTGGGGCCACACATTAACCGTAGAACGGTTGAGAATATAGCAAAGGCTGGACTAAGGATAAAGTATATCGAGGATCGTTACTTCAAAATTTTGAAGTCGATCCAGGCAGCACCGTAA
- a CDS encoding cytochrome c biogenesis CcdA family protein encodes MGTTVIIIAFAAGILSFLSPCIIPMLGVYFSLITGLTVSGLKEAAVDSALRLRILKNTLAFVAGFSVVFIAAGAVAGQLASLLSEWQGVLNFLGGTMILILALKMLGFFQLLFLNRLHWEPSFFSKLRAKATRSAGSSFLVGLLFSIACSHCIAPTLFSILALAGATQTPGSGMLVMFFFSLGLSIPYILAGMTFNKVINLLKRYRRHQVIAERLAGVLMLFMAYVIYTNQLTEITGFLGRFLPNLPLGM; translated from the coding sequence ATGGGTACAACCGTTATCATTATTGCTTTTGCGGCAGGTATTTTATCTTTTCTATCCCCTTGTATTATACCGATGTTGGGAGTTTATTTTTCCTTAATTACAGGTTTGACTGTTTCAGGCCTAAAAGAGGCCGCAGTAGATTCTGCTTTACGCTTAAGAATCCTGAAAAATACCCTTGCCTTTGTTGCAGGATTCTCTGTAGTTTTTATTGCAGCAGGCGCGGTAGCAGGGCAATTGGCTTCCTTGCTCAGTGAATGGCAAGGGGTTCTGAATTTCTTAGGGGGCACAATGATCTTGATTCTTGCCCTCAAAATGCTTGGCTTTTTTCAACTCCTTTTTCTTAATAGACTTCACTGGGAACCAAGTTTTTTTTCAAAGCTCAGGGCAAAAGCAACTCGAAGTGCCGGGTCTTCTTTCCTAGTAGGACTATTATTTTCGATCGCGTGTTCTCATTGTATTGCCCCGACACTCTTTTCTATTTTAGCTCTTGCTGGTGCGACTCAAACTCCCGGAAGTGGTATGCTTGTGATGTTTTTCTTCTCGCTGGGGCTATCTATCCCTTATATATTAGCGGGAATGACTTTTAATAAGGTGATAAACTTATTGAAACGCTATCGTCGCCACCAAGTAATTGCTGAGCGTTTAGCAGGGGTTCTTATGCTTTTTATGGCATATGTCATTTACACCAATCAATTAACTGAAATAACAGGCTTCCTAGGACGTTTTTTGCCCAATCTACCGTTAGGGATGTGA
- the lgt gene encoding prolipoprotein diacylglyceryl transferase has product MAPILFTIGNFSLRSYGVIVAFAIFMGLTVAYLLTSDKEYREHLLDVPIYGIIGAIIGARTWQVFFYEWDYYSQNLAEIPKIWHGGLAIQGALVGAVLAAVIYTKVKKINFWRLADIAAPGLILGQGIGRIACFLNGDAYGTPTGSNFGTVYPEGTPAYAAFGSQPLWPAEIWEGQWDFIVFAIIIMLSRWRKWSEGFIFLAYIILYSVGRFALEFLRGDSPYYLFNWTSGQWTSMGMIIISLGFMVVLRNKHKNLKQTEVSSKQSK; this is encoded by the coding sequence ATGGCACCGATTTTATTTACTATTGGGAATTTCTCCCTTCGTTCCTATGGAGTTATTGTAGCTTTCGCAATATTTATGGGTTTAACAGTTGCCTATCTTCTCACGTCGGATAAGGAATATAGAGAGCATTTATTAGATGTACCTATCTATGGGATTATTGGTGCAATTATTGGTGCACGAACTTGGCAAGTGTTTTTCTATGAATGGGATTATTATTCTCAAAATCTAGCGGAGATCCCTAAGATTTGGCATGGGGGATTGGCAATCCAAGGAGCTCTTGTGGGTGCTGTTCTTGCCGCAGTAATCTATACCAAAGTTAAGAAAATAAACTTTTGGCGTTTAGCAGATATTGCTGCACCAGGATTAATTCTAGGTCAAGGCATTGGGCGGATTGCATGTTTTCTTAATGGCGATGCTTATGGAACGCCTACAGGCTCGAACTTTGGAACCGTTTACCCTGAAGGGACACCTGCCTATGCAGCGTTTGGGAGTCAACCGTTATGGCCGGCTGAAATATGGGAAGGACAGTGGGATTTTATTGTTTTTGCCATAATTATTATGCTTAGTCGTTGGCGTAAATGGTCCGAAGGTTTCATTTTCCTAGCCTATATCATTCTTTATTCAGTCGGTCGATTTGCGCTAGAGTTTCTCCGAGGTGATAGTCCGTATTACTTGTTCAATTGGACATCAGGTCAATGGACCAGTATGGGGATGATTATTATAAGTCTTGGGTTTATGGTAGTTTTGAGAAACAAGCATAAAAATTTAAAACAAACTGAGGTAAGTTCGAAACAATCTAAATGA
- a CDS encoding methyltransferase family protein: MFQYGYWEIVVINSLIFIIFAFSFVRPKNATDWRVFGTFSAFIVALFTEMYGFPLTIYLLSGWLSEKFPQLNLFAHDSGHLWYELLGLSGDPHTSPIHIASTLFINGGLLFLAITWMFLYRAQRKGVVAKSGPYALIRHPQYVAFIVIMFGFLLQWPTLLTLLMFPILVIMYIKLAKLEERESIKSFGEEYATYADDTGRFFPNFKKLRKKFTINS; the protein is encoded by the coding sequence ATGTTTCAATATGGTTATTGGGAAATTGTAGTCATAAATTCACTAATTTTTATCATTTTTGCATTTAGCTTTGTGAGACCGAAAAATGCAACGGATTGGCGTGTTTTCGGAACTTTCTCAGCCTTTATAGTAGCTTTATTTACAGAAATGTATGGGTTTCCCCTCACGATCTACTTACTTTCAGGCTGGTTAAGCGAGAAGTTCCCCCAACTAAACCTATTTGCCCATGATTCAGGTCACCTTTGGTATGAATTATTAGGTTTAAGCGGGGATCCACACACAAGCCCTATCCACATTGCAAGCACGTTGTTCATTAACGGTGGGCTTTTGTTCTTAGCTATTACATGGATGTTTTTATATAGGGCACAGCGTAAAGGTGTTGTAGCAAAAAGTGGTCCTTATGCGCTGATACGACATCCTCAATATGTAGCTTTTATCGTGATAATGTTTGGCTTCTTATTACAATGGCCTACCTTATTAACCTTATTGATGTTCCCAATCTTAGTCATCATGTATATAAAGCTGGCAAAGCTTGAAGAGCGCGAGTCCATTAAATCTTTTGGTGAAGAATACGCAACTTATGCTGATGATACAGGACGATTTTTCCCTAACTTCAAGAAACTTCGCAAGAAATTCACAATCAATTCATGA
- a CDS encoding GGDEF domain-containing protein, with the protein MKCNNEGIEEGTGMLKLYLFIGMIGLSVFYAWFSHLVMIPLNNNLLLHCIILGLSFGLANFLLANLYLYKHNKLKNQNELLKSRLITDNLTGLLNRRALDVELNSCNELIYSVIFIDIDNFHVFNNQYGHKAGDTVLCKVSETIKTTIRVGDRAYRYGGEEIVIILKDCNQKNAQGIAEKIRTRIDMLSNDPYSQITISLGVASCSEESEPIQDVIEKADFALLQAKCAGKNRTIVFDPKNIINA; encoded by the coding sequence ATGAAATGCAACAATGAAGGAATAGAAGAGGGTACGGGCATGCTCAAATTGTATTTATTCATTGGAATGATAGGGCTTAGTGTTTTTTACGCATGGTTTTCACATCTCGTTATGATACCCCTTAATAATAATTTACTATTGCATTGTATCATTTTAGGCCTTAGTTTTGGTCTTGCCAATTTCTTGTTAGCGAATTTATATTTGTATAAACATAACAAACTTAAAAATCAAAATGAACTATTAAAATCGAGACTTATAACCGATAATTTAACGGGATTACTTAATCGTAGAGCATTGGATGTAGAATTAAATAGTTGTAATGAATTGATTTATTCTGTGATCTTTATCGATATTGATAATTTCCATGTTTTTAACAATCAATATGGCCATAAAGCGGGGGACACGGTTCTTTGTAAAGTTTCTGAAACCATTAAAACGACTATACGAGTTGGGGACCGAGCATACCGTTATGGGGGCGAGGAAATCGTAATAATTCTTAAAGACTGTAATCAAAAAAATGCTCAAGGAATCGCAGAAAAAATTCGCACCCGAATTGATATGCTAAGCAACGATCCTTATTCGCAAATTACAATTTCTTTAGGGGTAGCGAGTTGCTCCGAAGAGAGTGAACCGATACAGGATGTAATTGAGAAAGCGGATTTTGCCTTACTTCAGGCTAAGTGCGCTGGAAAAAATCGCACCATCGTATTTGATCCAAAAAATATAATTAACGCTTAA
- a CDS encoding cytochrome c maturation protein CcmE codes for MDLSNKKNLKVLVGTLVIVVAIAYLILSSLSTVTTAYYLKVGEALQGNIDLDKSYRIEGKIDVEKATYNTKKTPIELKFQIYDEDNPDQKLTVIFKDVKPDNFQDATGAIVEGKFQQDGTFNADILNLKCPSKYEAGEPTEYEGRVSEFLRSLGIKS; via the coding sequence ATGGATCTTAGCAATAAAAAAAACTTAAAAGTTCTAGTTGGCACACTAGTTATTGTAGTTGCTATAGCCTACCTCATACTCTCAAGTTTATCTACAGTGACCACAGCGTACTATCTTAAGGTGGGAGAAGCTTTACAGGGAAACATTGATTTGGACAAATCGTACCGTATTGAGGGAAAGATTGACGTTGAAAAGGCCACCTATAATACAAAAAAAACGCCTATTGAGCTAAAATTTCAAATCTACGATGAGGATAACCCAGATCAAAAGCTTACTGTGATATTCAAGGACGTAAAACCGGACAATTTTCAAGATGCCACGGGTGCCATTGTTGAGGGGAAATTTCAACAAGACGGCACCTTTAATGCGGATATCCTAAACCTGAAGTGCCCTTCGAAGTACGAAGCAGGCGAACCAACAGAGTATGAAGGGAGAGTCTCTGAATTTTTACGCTCCCTTGGCATTAAATCTTAG